The following proteins come from a genomic window of Cervus canadensis isolate Bull #8, Minnesota chromosome 3, ASM1932006v1, whole genome shotgun sequence:
- the GIMAP6 gene encoding LOW QUALITY PROTEIN: GTPase IMAP family member 6 (The sequence of the model RefSeq protein was modified relative to this genomic sequence to represent the inferred CDS: inserted 3 bases in 2 codons; deleted 1 base in 1 codon) — MSSVSVYIWGSVTDVLHSACSVLALRGDTEHSGEHTAPGDARHGCSSCLTDDGAMEEEEFEILLLEEPEEGASQDPSPGGSGGQRGDEGTPQTLRLILVGKSGSGKSATGNSILGRRVFESKLSARPVTQAFQQGRRAWAGRELQVXDILSRWEAPRGSAQGVGEAGPRSPPGPHAVLLVTQLGRFTEEDQQVARRLEEVFGAGILARTVLVFTRNEDLDGGSLGTFLRETDNRALAEPDAVCARRHCGFNNKGDGTELEAQLRELMLHVEGVLWEHEGRAYSLPAAPHPRAAPRESWGLWRPGAEXGRGDQAWLRGLRRILKEPEQAGGQLPPSAPI, encoded by the exons ATGTCCTCTGTTAGTGTGTACATCTGGGGCAGTGTCACTGATGTCCTCCATTCAGCCTGCAGTGTGTTAGCTCTCAGAGGAGACACAGAGCATTCAGGTGAGCACACGGCCCCAGGAGACGCCAGACACGGGTGTTCCTCCTGCCTCACCGACGATGGGGCG ATGGAGGAAGAAGAATTCGAAATCCTTCTCCTGGAGGAACCTGAAGAAGGTGCATCCCAGGATCCTTCTCCAGGCGGGTCAGGAG GGCAGCGCGGGGATGAAGGGACCCCGCAGACGCTGAGGCTCATCCTGGTGGGAAAATCCGGGAGCGGGAAAAGCGCCACG GGAAACAGCATCCTCGGGAGGAGAGTGTTCGAGTCCAAGCTCAGCGCTCGCCCGGTGACCCAGGCCTTCCAGCAGGGGCGCCGCGCGTGGGCGGGGAGGGAGCTGCAGGT GGACATCCTGTCCCGCTGGGAGGCGCCGCGGGGGTCCGCTCAGGGCGTTGGTGAGGCCGGCCCCCGCTCCCCGCCGGGGCCGCACGCGGTGCTCCTGGTGACACAACTCGGCCGGTTCACCGAGGAGGACCAGCAGGTGGCCAGGCGCCTCGAGGAGGTGTTCGGGGCGGGCATCCTGGCCCGCACCGTCCTGGTGTTCACGCGGAACGAAGACCTGGACGGCGGCTCGCTGGGGACATTCCTGCGGGAGACCGACAACCGAGCGCTGGCCGAGCCGGACGCGGTCTGCGCGCGGCGACACTGCGGCTTCAACAACAAGGGGGACGGAACCGAGCTGGAGGCCCAGCTGAGGGAGCTCATGCTGCACGTCGAGGGGGTCCTGTGGGAGCACGAGGGCCGCGCCTACAGCCTCCCGGCTGCCCCTCACCCCCGCGCCGCGCCCCGGGAGAGCTGGGGCCTCTGGCGGCCCGGCGCCG GAGGGCGTGGGGACCAGGCCTGGCTGCGGGGCCTGCGCCGCATCCTGAAGGAGCCCGAGCAAGCTGGAGGCCAGCTCCCGCCGAGCGCGCCCATCTGA
- the LOC122438862 gene encoding GTPase IMAP family member 4-like isoform X7 — MAAQYLSEHRTSHGLAYPGDSQLRLVLVGKTGAGKSATGNSILREKVFLSIPSPVSITKHCKKGNSTWRGREIVVVDTPGLFDTDVPNVETVKEITHCMVLTSPGPHALLLVIPLGPYTSEDQKATEKILTMFGERAREHMILLFTRKDDIGGMDFHDYLKDAPTAIQELIHKFRDRYCVFNNNATGAEQENQREQLLALVQDVVDKCNGRYYTNSLYQKTEEEIQKQTQVLLENYRAELERAKAQIKQEFEEEIRKLKDELEQQKRKVQMERQLAEREAHWVSRQQTARDDVLSQNEILETIFALLRVASFVFSLFRD; from the exons ATGGCAGCCCAGTACCTCAGCGAACACAGGACCAGCCATG GGCTTGCATACCCCGGAGATTCCCAGCTGAGACTTGTCTTAGTGGGTAAGACTGGGGCAGGAAAAAGTGCAACAGGAAACAGCATCCTCAGAGAGAAAGTGTTTCTGTCTATCCCTTCACCTGTATCCATTACCAAGCACTGTAAGAAAGGAAACAGCACCTGGAGGGGGAGAGAAATTGTCGTCGTAGACACACCTGGCCTCTTTGACACAGACGTCCCAAATGTTGAGACTGTCAAGGAGATTACCCACTGCATGGTGCTGACCTCCCCAGGGCCTCACGCTCTGCTCCTGGTCATCCCACTGGGCCCTTACACGTCGGAAGACCAGAAAGCCACAGAGAAGATCCTGACGATGTTTGGAGAGAGAGCTAGGGAACACATGATTCTCTTATTCACCCGGAAAGATGACATAGGCGGCATGGATTTCCATGATTACTTAAAGGATGCTCCTACAGCCATCCAAGAGCTGATTCACAAGTTCAGAGATCGCTACTGTGTTTTCAATAACAACGCCACAGGAGCTGAGCAGGAGAACCAGAGGGAGCAGCTGCTGGCCCTGGTCCAGGATGTGGTGGACAAGTGCAATGGGAGATACTACACGAATAGCCTGTATCAGAAGACCGAGGAGGAGATTCAGAAACAAACCCAAGTGTTACTAGAAAATTACAGAGCAGAGCTTGAGAGAGCGAAAGCTCAGATAAAACAGGAGTTCGAAGAGGAAATCAGAAAGCTGAAGGATGAACTAGAACAGCAAAAACGGAAAGTGCAAATGGAAAGGCAATTGGCAGAAAGGGAGGCTCACTGGGTTTCAAGGCAGCAAACAGCCAGAGATGATGTTTTGAGTCAGAATGAGATACTTGAAACCATCTTTGCCTTGTTACGGGTTGCTTCCTTTGTCTTCTCTCTGTTTAGGGATTAA